Genomic DNA from Halobaculum sp. CBA1158:
GAGCGTGACTTCGCGCACGCGTGGCCCTTGAGGGCCGGGGGGTATCACTTCCGTCCCCGGACGGCGCGAGCGCACGCTGGTTGCGTCCGCATCCGTTATCACTGTGCCGCCGCAGGGCGGGATATGGGAAAGTGGCGACGGCGGACCGCGGCGTACCTGATCGCTATCACCGTCGTCGTCCTGCTGTTCGCGATCGCGTACCACCACGGGATGCGGACGTTCGAGGGGAGCGAGCGGTCGTTCCTCCATCACCTCCGGGTGGTCGTCGAGACGTTCACGACGACCGGCTACGGCTCGGACGCTCCCTGGGAGACGGACGTGATGAACGCGTTCGTCATCGTGATGGACATCACCGGGGTCGTGTTGATCTTCATGGCGCTGCCGGCGTTCGTCTTCCCGCTGTTCGAGGAGACGCTGTCGACGACGCCGCCGACGGCCGCCGAGGAGGCCGAAGATCACGTCCTCATCTGCGGGCACACGCCCCGGGGGCGGGTCCTCCGCGAGGAACTCCGCGCGCGCGACGTGCCGTACCTGTTCGTCGTCGGCGACGGCGACGAGGCCGCGGACATCTACGACGCCGGCGAGGAACACGTCGTCCACGGCGACCCCGAGGACGTCGAGACGCTCCGGAACGCGAACGTCGGGGCCGCGACCGCGCTCGTCGCCGACGCCGACGACGAGACGAACGCGAGCATCGTCCTGTCGGCCCGCGAGGCGGTCGACGACGCCGACGGCCTCCGGGTCGTCAGCCTCGTCGAGGACGAGGACGTCGCCGACTACCACCGGTACGCCGGGGCAGACGAGGTGCTCTCGCCGCGGCGACTGCTCGGCGAGAGCCTCGGGGCGAAAGCGACCGCGAGCGTCTCCGACGAGGTGGGCGACGGCGTCGAGATCGGCGAGGACTTCCAGATCGCGGAGTTGCTCGTCCACCACGGCAGCCCGCTGGTGGGCGAGACGGTCGCCGGCTCGGGTATCGGCGAGCGCACCGGCGCGAACGTGCTCGGCGCGTGGGACGACGGCGAGTTCGAGTCCCCGCCGCGGCCCGAGCGCGTCATCGACGAGCACACCGTCCTGCTCGTCGTCGGCACCGAGGCCGAACTGGAGGCGCTGAAGGAACTCACCCTCTCGGAGACCCGCAACCGTCGCCGCGGGTCGGTCGTCGTCGTCGGCTACGGGATGGTCGGACACAGCGCCGCCGCCGAACTTCGCGGGCGCGACGAGGTGATCGTCGTCGACGAGCGCGACGACCCGGGCGTCGACGTGGTCGGCGACGCCACACAGCGCGAGACCCTCGAGAAGGCGGGCGTCGAGGACGCCCGGGCGGTCGTGCTCGCGCTCGATTCGGACACGACCACCATCTTCGCGACGCTGGCGGTGAAGCAGGTCGCCCCGCGCGCGGAGGTGATCGTCCGCGCCAACGACGCCGAGTCGGTCCCGAAGCTCTACCGGGCGGGCGCGGAGTACGTGCTCTCGCTGTCGACGGTCTCGGGTCGCCTGCTGGCCTCGCACCTGCTCGACGAGGAGGTGCTCCGGCCCGAGACGCAGGTCGACCTGATCCGCACGCGAGCGCCCGGCCTGGAGGGGAGGACCCTCGCCGGGGCGAACGTGCGCGCGGCGACCGGCTGTACGGTCGTCGCCGTCGAACGCGACGGCGACCTCCGCACGGACCTCGGCCCGGACACGCGGATCCTAGCTGGCGACGCGCTCGTCGTCGCCGGCACCGACGACTCGGTCAACCGGTTCAACGAGCTGTTCTGTTGAGGGAGTCGCGAAATCCCGAGTCCGGGAGTTCCCACGCCC
This window encodes:
- a CDS encoding NAD-binding protein; translated protein: MGKWRRRTAAYLIAITVVVLLFAIAYHHGMRTFEGSERSFLHHLRVVVETFTTTGYGSDAPWETDVMNAFVIVMDITGVVLIFMALPAFVFPLFEETLSTTPPTAAEEAEDHVLICGHTPRGRVLREELRARDVPYLFVVGDGDEAADIYDAGEEHVVHGDPEDVETLRNANVGAATALVADADDETNASIVLSAREAVDDADGLRVVSLVEDEDVADYHRYAGADEVLSPRRLLGESLGAKATASVSDEVGDGVEIGEDFQIAELLVHHGSPLVGETVAGSGIGERTGANVLGAWDDGEFESPPRPERVIDEHTVLLVVGTEAELEALKELTLSETRNRRRGSVVVVGYGMVGHSAAAELRGRDEVIVVDERDDPGVDVVGDATQRETLEKAGVEDARAVVLALDSDTTTIFATLAVKQVAPRAEVIVRANDAESVPKLYRAGAEYVLSLSTVSGRLLASHLLDEEVLRPETQVDLIRTRAPGLEGRTLAGANVRAATGCTVVAVERDGDLRTDLGPDTRILAGDALVVAGTDDSVNRFNELFC